TTGTGGGAGCTGGCGCATGGGCCGTTTCGGGATCGGGCGGTGGTTGTGTCGTATTCATTTATGGTGCTGTTGCGGATGGGTTGGATTTGGTGGCGTTGCCGAGTGCCTCGCGGGTGCGGGCAAGCTCGCGGTTGAGGCGGGCGACCTCGGCGACAAGGGTTTCGTTCTGCTCGGTGAGCGCGGCCATGAGGCGGGTCTGCGCGTTCATGCGCTGCTCGATGTCGGTGTTGGAAGGGGACGGCTTTTCGGCGGGGTCGGACACGGCGAGGACGGGGCCGAGCGGGACGGTGGTCGGCGCGTGGGGCGAGAGATTCCACGAGGCGGCGGTTTCCTTGCGATAAACAAGATGCGCCTCGTGAAGCATGTTCGGGTCGCGCGGATCGACGTATCGGTTTACGGGATACGCCTTGAGCGTGTCGCCAAAGCGGACTTTTTCGATGTTCGCCAGGTCAAGCTCGGTGCCGGAGATCGGCACGGCCACGGTGACTTGAGGCTGCACAGGTGGGGCGGGAGGTTTCTTGCGAAACATTGAGCAACCGCTGAGAAGTGCGGCGGCGATGGCGAGGGCCGGCAGGAGTTTTGGGAGTTGTCGTTTTTTCATGGTGGTCATGGTGGAAAAATAATCAGCGCCGCTCCTGCGCCGGTGCGTCCGTGGGATTTTCAGCGTCGGTTTTTTGCCAGAGTTTGGCGGAGCCGTTGCCGCGCGCGGCCTTCGCCTTGTCGAGGGTTTGGGTGACATAAATATAAAACTGTTTTCCAGCGGGGACACGGACATAAAAGCCGTCCTCCTCGATGCGTTTCTGGATTTGCGCGGCGTAGGCGTTGAGCACGCCGGCGGTGCCGGCGAGGGAGGCGTTTTTCGCGGTGGCCTGCGGGATGGCGATGCCCGCCCCTGCAAGCGAGCCGTTGTCCTGCATGTCCTGCAAGCCGCTGGCCATACCCGCGAGGAAGGTCGAGGCGAAGAGTTTTATTTCCTGAAAATCGTCGGTTTTTATAATCTGACCGGCAAGCCCGGCAGCGCCGTCGCGAAGGCCAAACTCGCCGGTCACGTCGTCGCGGTCGCGGTCGAGCGCGATGCCGTTTAATACAAGCTCCATGCCGTTGTCGGTGGTGCGGTCGCGCCAGACTATAATCCACTGGCCGGAGGCGGCGATGCGCTCGCGGGCGCGGTCCGTCGCGGCGCGCCCGTGGACTTCCGCGCCCGCCGGAATAATAAGCCGCCCCTCGTGCCAGACATCCTCGGTGACGAGGCCGATGACGGGTGTGTCGAGCTGGGAGGATTCGAGCGTGATGACCGTCTCGCACGGGATGAGTCGTCCGTAAGGAGCGTAGTTGCGCGAGGGCGCGGTGGCATCCGCGCTGGCGGTGGCATTTGTATTTTTGTCGAGAAGACTGATGGGCAAAATGGCCGGGGCCTTGGGGCGGGCGGGCGCGGTGTCGCTGTTCTGGCGGGCGGCGCGCGGACGCGAAACGGCCTCTTCTCCCGGTTCGGCGCGCTCGGGGGCCGGTGCTGCCGGTCGCGACGGCGCGGGGATTTTGAGTTCCTGACCGTCGCGGGTGATGGTGTGGCGCTCCATCGGGGCGGGCAAAGCGGTGGCGGCGGTTATCGGGCGCTCGTTGTTACCGCCGCCGTGGATGAGCAGCGCACCAATGGCAACGCACGCCAGCAGCGCGGCCATGCTGCCAAACGGGGTTTTTATGAATTTTATAATGCGTTTCACGGCGGAAGACGTGGCGATGGCGGACTTATCTCGGCGCGATGAGATGCGCATCGCGGGTGACGCGCGGGACGATGACGTTGAAGGAGTTTTTTATACTGAGGTTGGCGCGTCCGCCGTCCGGCGTGCCGGTGACGGCGAAGTAGGCCACCGTCTCCGCGTGCGGCGGAATCAGGCCGGAGGCGTCGGCGATGGACGCGGGGTAGAGGCGGTTGCCGATGCGCACGGCGAGGCTTTGGGGTTGATAGACGACCTCGGTGTCGCCGGTATTTTCGAGCTTTAGTTTGAACACAAGCGTGTCCTCGGGGTCGAAGCGAAAGACTTCCTCCACGGTCGCGGTAAAATCGCGGTATTGGGTTTTGTCGTTGGGCGCGCAGTGTTCGACCTGCCAGACGGCCTCGGGGTATTGCTCGCGGATGAGGCGGTGGGATTTGGCGCGGTCAAGCAGCGCGAGAAGCGTTTCAGGCGTGGCGCGTTTGGCGAGGGCCGCGCTATGTCCGGCGACGCGATCTTCGTAAAATGTCACGGAACCGTAGGGATGCGGAGCGACGGCGAGGCGGATTATATACGTTTTGTTTTGCAGGATGACGTTGAGCGTGGCGCGGGCGTCGGGTGTGAGGGCGCGCACGCTCAAATAATACCGGCCCGGCAGGTGCGACATCAGCACGGGGGCGGGGGCGTCGGGGTTGTTGGAAATATTCGCGCCCTCCAGCGCGGACGGCGCGGAGGGAAACATGAGCGTCGTCGGCGCGTCGGTGCTGATGGGGATTTCATAGACGATGCGCTCGTCCAGCGGCAGTTGCTTGACGACGGGAGTGCGAGGACTGGCGTCGCCGGCAAATCCCGGCGTGACCAGCAAGGCGAGGAGCGTGATACACATGGCGGTCAGTTTTGTAAAAATTCGTAATTCCATACGGCGAGCGGGTAGCGTTTGTTGGCGAGCATATCCGGGTTGCGGACAAGCGTGAGCGTGAGCGAAAAGCGCGGGGACTCGGCAAAAGCCTGGCGTTCAAAGACGCCGGTGCGCACAAGCTGGCCTTCGATTTTTATAATGATCTGGTCCTCGCGGGTGCGCAGGATATCCAGCTTAAAAATTTCCGGCTTTTGGTGAATCTGCTTCACCTCGAACTCCTCCCTTGCGGCGAGCAATTCGTTCTGTGCCTTGGTCGCCGCCTCGGTGAGATAAAGCCGGTGCAGCAAATCGGGAAAATCAAAGTTCTTCGGGTTGCGCTGCAAAAGCGCGAGCGCGGCCCATAGTGATATGGTTTCATGAAGCGTCTTCGCCTCCTCGAAACCCAATAACGGCGAGACAGAGAACGTCCCCGCGCCGTCGAGAATCACGACGCGCTCGCGCGTGCGATACGCGCCGATGATGAGGTAGGGTTGCAGCACGGCGAGCGCGAGCGCGCCGCACGCGACCAGCGCCCACATGCGCGCGGCAAAGGCGTGGTCGGCGAACAAACGCGCCGGTGAAAATGCCCGCGCCGGTGCCGGTTTCCGTGGCGGTGCCGCGCGCGCATTATCAACCGCCGTCCCGCGCGGGTCGCCGGTCTCCGCGTTTTCATTTTGTATATTTGACGGGCTCATTTTGTTTTCAGTTTTTTATAATCCGGGTGTCGCCGGTGCGGATAATGGGGGCGGCATGGCGCTGCCGCGCCCGCCCGCCCCGGTGGAGCCTTCGGACAGCATTTTGCGAAGCGAGTCAGCGCGCTGAAGCTCGCTGGTTGCCTTCTGGCCGAGCGCGCCGGGGTTTCCGGTTTCGCCGGTGAGCGCGTAACCCTGCGCGAAGATTTTCTGGCAGATGACCGGCGTGGAAATTGTCCCGATCAACAGCGTGAGCGCCGCGAGGATGCCGCCGATGTTGGTCAGAAACGGGGAATATAATACCATCTCGGCGGACGCGGGATTCGCCCCCACCGCCGCGCGAAAATCCTGCCAGATGGCGATGGTGACAAGGTTTGTTATTGCGAAGCCGACCGGCCATGCGAGCACGGCGAGGGTTTGTTGAAAGAAGCGGACGCCAATCTGTGTGCCACCGGGAATCATGAAGCACGCAAGCGCAAACGGCATGAGCATGTAGAGAATCCAGCGCAGTATATATTGCAAAATTATCATGGGTGCGGAAATCAGTGCGCCGATCTGGATAAACA
This genomic stretch from Termitidicoccus mucosus harbors:
- a CDS encoding TrbI/VirB10 family protein, with the protein product MKRIIKFIKTPFGSMAALLACVAIGALLIHGGGNNERPITAATALPAPMERHTITRDGQELKIPAPSRPAAPAPERAEPGEEAVSRPRAARQNSDTAPARPKAPAILPISLLDKNTNATASADATAPSRNYAPYGRLIPCETVITLESSQLDTPVIGLVTEDVWHEGRLIIPAGAEVHGRAATDRARERIAASGQWIIVWRDRTTDNGMELVLNGIALDRDRDDVTGEFGLRDGAAGLAGQIIKTDDFQEIKLFASTFLAGMASGLQDMQDNGSLAGAGIAIPQATAKNASLAGTAGVLNAYAAQIQKRIEEDGFYVRVPAGKQFYIYVTQTLDKAKAARGNGSAKLWQKTDAENPTDAPAQERR